A window of the Cucurbita pepo subsp. pepo cultivar mu-cu-16 chromosome LG01, ASM280686v2, whole genome shotgun sequence genome harbors these coding sequences:
- the LOC111801845 gene encoding alpha,alpha-trehalose-phosphate synthase [UDP-forming] 6-like → MVSRSYSNLLELATGESPSFGRINRQIPRIVTVAGLISDVDNDPSESVSSEPSSSSTSRDRIIIVANELPIRAHRISGNGGATTNWTFSWDENSLLLQLKDGLGDDDFEVFYVGCLKEDIHPNEQDEVSQILLETFKCVPTFLTQDLYTRYYHGFCKQQLWPLFHYMLPLSPDLGGRFNRPLWQAYVKVNKIFADKIMEVINPEDDFVWIHDYHLMVLPTFLRKRFNRVKLGFFLHSPFPSSEIYRTLPIREELLRALLNSDLIGFHTFDYARHFLSCCSRMFGLTYESKRGYIGIEYYGRTISIKILPVGIHMGQLQSVLSLGKTEEKVSEVIKQFRDRDRIMLLGVDDMDIFKGISLKLLAMEQLLMTHPEWEGKVVLVQIANPARGRGKDVKEVRDEMKATVRRINDTFGRPGYEPIVLIEEPLKFYERIAYYTVAECCLVTAVRDGMNLIPYEYIVSRQGNDKLDKLMGWESSAPKKSMLVLSEFIGCSPSLSGAIRVNPWNIDAVADAMECALEMADAEKQLRHEKHFRYVSTHDVGYWARSFLQDLERTCRDHVRQRCWGIGFGLSFRVVALDLNFRKLAMEHIISTYKRTKSRAILLDYDGTLMPQASIDKGPTSKCLETLDTLCRDKKNTVFIVSAKTRKTLAEWFGPCEKLSIAAEHGYFIRLKQDEEWETSLPVADCCWKQIVQPVMKLYTETTDGSTIEDRETALGWCYEDADPDFGSCQAKELLDHLESVLANEPVTVKSGQSIVEVKPQGVSKGLVAKRLLSAMQDKGTPADFVLCIGDDRSDEDMFKVISSSMAGPSVAPRAEIFACTVGKKPSKAKYYLDDPSEIARLMHGLASVSRPNVPPYPSPS, encoded by the exons ATGGTTTCCAGGTCGTATTCCAATTTACTCGAACTCGCCACCGGAGAATCGCCGTCTTTCGGCCGTATAAACCGCCAAATCCCCCGGATTGTGACCGTCGCCGGCTTAATCTCCGACGTCGACAACGACCCATCCGAGAGCGTCTCCTCGGAGccgtcctcctcctccacctctCGCGACCGGATTATCATCGTCGCCAATGAGCTTCCCATCAGAGCCCACCGGATATCCGGCAACGGCGGAGCCACCACCAACTGGACTTTCAGCTGGGATGAAAATTCCCTTCTCCTCCAGCTGAAAGACGGGCTGGGAGATGATGATTTTGAAGTGTTTTATGTGGGTTGTCTTAAGGAAGATATTCACCCAAATGAACAAGATGAAGTCTCTCAAATACTTCTAGAGACTTTCAAATGCGTGCCAACATTTCTCACTCAAGATCTTTACACAAGGTACTACCATGGCTTCTGCAAGCAGCAGCTATGGCCTCTGTTTCATTACATGTTGCCTCTGTCGCCTGACCTCGGCGGTCGATTCAATCGACCACTATGGCAGGCTTATGTTAAAGTTAATAAAATCTTTGCTGATAAGATCATGGAAGTGATCAATCCTGAAGACGATTTTGTTTGGATTCATGATTATCATCTTATGGTACTGCCTACTTTTTTGAGGAAGAGATTCAATAGGGTTAAGCTTGGATTCTTTTTGCATAGCCCTTTCCCATCGTCGGAGATATATCGAACACTTCCGATCCGGGAAGAGCTCTTACGAGCACTCCTGAATTCAGATTTGATAGGGTTTCATACTTTTGATTATGCTAGGCATTTTCTATCTTGTTGTAGTCGAATGTTCGGTCTAACGTATGAGTCGAAACGGGGTTATATCGGGATAGAGTATTACGGTCGAACGATTAGTATTAAGATCCTTCCTGTTGGGATTCATATGGGTCAGCTTCAATCTGTTTTGAGTCTTGGGAAGACTGAGGAGAAGGTTAGTGAGGTTATTAAGCAGTTTCGTGATCGGGATCGGATCATGTTGCTCGGTGTGGACGATATGGACATATTTAAGGGGATAAGTTTGAAGCTTTTGGCTATGGAGCAGTTGTTGATGACGCACCCTGAGTGGGAGGGCAAGGTTGTGTTGGTGCAGATTGCCAACCCTGCAAGAGGTAGAGGGAAAGATGTTAAGGAAGTTCGGGACGAGATGAAGGCAACTGTTAGGCGGATTAACGATACGTTTGGGAGACCTGGGTACGAGCCAATCGTGTTGATTGAGGAACCACTCAAATTCTATGAGAGAATTGCATATTATACGGTTGCTGAATGTTGTTTGGTCACAGCGGTTCGGGACGGTATGAATCTCATTCCATACGAGTACATTGTCAGTCGTCAAGGGAATGATAAGTTGGATAAACTCATGGGCTGGGAATCATCAGCTCCGAAGAAGAGTATGTTGGTTCTATCCGAGTTCATCGGGTGCTCTCCATCCTTAAGTGGAGCGATTCGAGTTAATCCCTGGAATATCGATGCTGTAGCTGATGCAATGGAATGTGCATTGGAGATGGCAGATGCAGAGAAGCAGCTCCGCCATGAGAAGCATTTTAGATATGTGAGCACGCACGACGTCGGGTATTGGGCTCGGAGTTTCCTACAAGATTTGGAGAGGACTTGTAGGGATCATGTGAGGCAGAGATGTTGGGGTATCGGGTTCGGTTTAAGTTTTAGAGTTGTGGCCCTTGATCTGAACTTCAGGAAGCTCGCTATGGAACACATAATTTCGACTTATAAGAGGACGAAGTCTCGGGCTATTCTTTTGGACTACGATGGTACGTTAATGCCTCAAGCTTCAATTGACAAGGGCCCTACTTCAAAATGCCTCGAAACTCTTGATACCTTGTGTCGAGATAAGAAAAACACGGTGTTCATTGTGAGTGCAAAAACTCGAAAAACACTTGCTGAATGGTTTGGCCCTTGCGAAAAACTCAGCATTGCTGCCGAGCACGGATACTTTATTAG GCTAAAGCAGGATGAGGAATGGGAGACCAGTTTGCCAGTTGCAGATTGCTGTTGGAAACAGATTGTGCAGCCAGTGATGAAACTCTACACTGAAACGACCGATGGATCGACAATCGAAGATCGAGAAACTGCACTCGGATGGTGTTATGAAGATGCAGATCCAGATTTCGGTTCGTGTCAAGCTAAGGAGCTCCTTGATCATCTCGAAAGCGTACTAGCCAATGAGCCAGTTACCGTAAAAAGTGGTCAAAGCATTGTGGAAGTTAAACCACAG GGCGTCAGCAAGGGTCTCGTAGCGAAACGACTACTCTCTGCAATGCAAGATAAGGGGACTCCTGCAGATTTTGTTCTCTGCATTGGCGACGACCGATCAGATGAAGACATGTTCAAGGTGATCTCAAGTTCCATGGCAGGTCCATCGGTTGCACCCCGAGCTGAAATTTTTGCTTGTACGGTAGGGAAGAAACCGAGCAAAGCCAAGTATTACCTCGACGATCCATCGGAAATTGCTAGGCTGATGCATGGTTTGGCTTCGGTGTCGAGGCCGAACGTCCCGCCTTATCCATCCCCAAGCTGA